The Phaenicophaeus curvirostris isolate KB17595 chromosome Z, BPBGC_Pcur_1.0, whole genome shotgun sequence genome includes the window CCTGCTGAAGTAGCTTTTGCAAATTCACTTAATATTTCCTGCCTGTTTGCCAGCAAACGATTAGAGACTACaaggaaaagagcagagaaagaacTAAGAAGCTTTGCCAGTTCCTTGCAAAAACCGGAACAGGCATTTAGAGCTGAGCCAAACAGATGTGCACCCTGTCAATATTCTGGTCTGTGTTACATACTGAATTCTGAAGTGTACTCCAATGTGGGTTTGTAGCGTGAAGTGAAACTTGGCAAGACAGTGACCAGAGAGAAGACTGCTAGTTCGACCTTATTTTCAGCTTCCTTAATCTCCCACTACCCTATTAACATTATTGACAAATACCAAGTTACAGCTAAAGCAGcactttcttttcagaagttcTCCGTGGctaaaataaaactgcagaatTTGACCCATTTTGCTTTTCATACCAGAGAAGCAACACTGTTAAAGTGCTGAGACTAAGGAGAGCTCAGGTTTTCAAATGGAAATAGGCTTGTACTTGGAAAACATGAATAGTTGGATTTAAAATTTGGCACATGCAAGTACCCAGTAACCAAAACAATATGAGCGACTAGGCAGTTAGGAAAATAAACAGTCACAAAACAGAGGCTTTTATCAatcactaggaaaaaaaaaaagacacatctATCACCTCTTACAAAGCTACATcgagaaagaagacaaaaaagtcTGGAAACGCTGTAAGGTCAGTTCTTGTCTTTCAGACACCAGCCCTAAGACTACTGGTTGTACCCCACCTATAGGGAAGATGGGCTGACTGCAAGAGTACATCACTACAGCACAATGTACTTTAGAGAATGCACATTCCTCAGGAAAACAAGTTGTGTATGGTGAAGTCTGTAATAAACATAGTCACATGATTCACTGCTCTTTTGATAAATTAAGATAACTGCCTCTGTCATTGCAATAGTGCACTTTATACTGAAAATCAGCAGATTCAGAGATATAATTACATTCACTTAAAATTCTACTGAATTTAAGTAAGTAATTGCATTAAGGCAGGCTTTATACATGGGAATCACTGTGATTTATGCTAATACAGTGCATTTCATATCTGCTGGACATCATTAGGTAATTTAAGTTTGCAAAGTCTAGCATGTATGGAAATGGTAAAAGACTTGAGATTAAACAAGAATAATATAAGACAGCATTGTTAAATTATCTGAATCAAGAAGGAATCTTAGCTTTAAAAGTAGAAATCATTCTTttcaaagtaattaaaaaaaacattggaggaaaaaaagggtaCCTGGTTTgaagattttgttttttcaaaataatcatTTTATTGGATGTTGGTATGAAAATGCTCGAGATTAGGAATAGGTAGGTATTACTTGCTCAACATCTGAATACTCCAGTAGCAAAGCATCATTTCACTAGCTATCAGAAGCTAAGAGACGGtaattttcaaaaaagcaagctgtagtctgttttgtttcttgcaCACATGAAAACATCAGACATATGCCAATATTATGATGTTGATTGCTAGCAATCCTAATGAAGCTAGGCCAGCTTCATTTCTGGGTAACAAATTAAACACTGAGGCAGTAGATAAAGAAATATGGAAAACTGTACTAGAGAATAAAGGACAGCAATAACTGAAACACCTTTTAAAAGAAGCCCTTTCACAGGGGTAGGGATCTGGAGGTTCAAATGCTGAGAACAACCTCAAGAAGATATTAAATCAAATTTGTACTGAGTGGTCAAGAAGCAAGACTAAATGCTAAATTACCTACTTGCAATGGTGCAAGCATCACCACTGAATTGACTAAACTTATGTTCATGCAAATCAGAACTGGATCCTGAAACTTCTACAATGGAACcacaacataaaatatttacttctaaAAGTACTATGTCCGTGATGGCCAAGTTCTATTAGCAACATCACATGAGTGGACACTTCCCATGCTTTCATATGAATCCTGTGAATTACTCAAACATATCAGTGATTTGAAGGCAAATACTCAACTTCTGAAATTTTTCTCGATAAAAGCAGCAGATGGCAGTGCAGTAGCTTTCCAAGTAAGAGATACTGAACATGGCAGTAAGTTACCTATAGCATGGTGGAGTGTTATACAAAGAACCATTTGTTACTTGTGTTTTGTAATCCAGCACCACAGGGCATTCTTTCAGTGCAAATCCCAGCAAGTCCTCACGTACTATTACGACAGTAACTCCTGCACAGCCAACATTCTTCTGAGCACCAGCAAAAATCACACCAAactaagagaaagaagaaaaggacttGCTTATATGCATTCACTAGTAGACCCTGTaactgagaaataaaacattgttaTACAAGAGGCATAAAACTTAGTTGAATAGCTTGGAGCATGTTTTCTAAAAGAGCAAGTTGCAGGTCAAACAAGAGTTAGCAGAAGTTCTGATTTCAAAGTGCACTTACAGCTACAGTTGTTATCCCATGCACGTCTATTATCAGAACTATGTATCTTCATTCATCTGAGGAAGTTCATCACAACAAATACACCAATGATTTGCTAAGTATTTATTTAGTTGCCACAAATAATTCTCAAGGCAGCCTCTCCCCATTTCACACTACTCCAAGCAAGCTTACCTTAAACTAATGCATAGATTGTAGTGTTTTCAACCAATCTGTATTTCAGAACAGGCATCATATAATCCACCAGTTCAAAGAGGCACATAAGCAAAGCCCAAGATGAATGCACTAGCAATTGCTCCTTCTTTATGCTACACTCAGATAGGAAAGGTCAAACATAACCAAATACTATGCTCTCCCTATGAAATATCTATGAAACAGACACAGTAATTGTGAGGCACAGGAAGTTTCAGCAGCTTAAAAATGGTTACAGATTATCCATGTAGGAGGCAGGATCAAAAACTCATAGTACTCTGCTCCAGCCATACACACTAGCTACAGACTAAGTAAGATTCGGAACATATCTTTTTCAGCTACAGCACCAGTTAAGAACAAATTAACAATTTTGACAACAGATAGACATTGAAATCTCAAATGCTAAATTTCAACATTTGATTCCACTACCAGATACACAGTTAACAAAATAAGATTTTCCTAATTTCACTGATCAGCATCTTCAGCCATCCTGACATTTCAAACTGCCTAAAATCTATGCATTCAAGTTTGAAAATGATTTGTGCAACCACTGTGTCCAATACTGTACCTTCGAAACATCCACAGGTCTAGACAGGAAGTTTGATGACATATCACAAACCAAGACTGCTCCTTTGACATCAGGTACAAAGTCAAACTCCACACCATGAACAGTCTCATTAGCACAGTAATAGACATAAGATGCATTTGGATTAAGATTCCAAGTGCTTGGGTCAGGAATGCctgagatagaaaaaaaaaaaaaggaaaaccaaaggtCATTGGAGACGAGTCATTTCCCTGGTGTGCAATTTTACTTAGCATGGGACTTCAGTGCAAACCTGGAATGATTTTACAGTATGAAGTACTAATCATATAATTTTCTGCAAGGGAAATACACAGTGCATCCCCAACACTACGTGGTGAGCCATTATTGAGATGGCAAACACCCTTCTGTCTTTCATCCCATATTCCTCAAGGAATTTTCAGCAGGTTTGCAATCCCAGAATACAAACCACTGCACGAGAAGTCCAAAAAACCATTTCAGAGGAATTCAGGCACTGGATCCAAGAATCCTTCTGATGCCTTTAGAACCACTGAACCATCCAAATTCTCACAGGTAAAGCTCTGTAatgctgtgtttctgtgcatCCCATGAAGTCTTGCCCAAGCTGAACACAATGTTACCCACCTACCTCCTCTTTAAACTTGGCAACTGACTTACAAAACTATGATCTCCTGTCAACAGGCATGCTCTGACAGCTCAGAACAGGTTTTGCCTAGAACAAGtggttgcttttcctttcttctctcctccaaAACATGGGGGGAAAGAAGTGCTGCTACTGCCTCCACCATTATTTACTGCCTCTGCCCTGATCTATGGCTCCCCTAGACCAGGAGGTTATAGGTTCATTTCCTCGCTATGCCTCAGAGCATACAATTTATCTTCCAAGCTATAGTCCTAATGACCAGTTAATATACTAACTTGTATGGGGATATTCTTCATCTCTTCTGTCCCTACTCTCCTCAGTTCAAATGCTATAATTTGgaccagaggaaagaaaagtaagCATGACTAGTAGGAACAGAAACCAGAACTCAGGTGTCCCTACACTTAAGAATTATTTATGTATATCTAGTGATCCAGTGACACTTAAAAAGTTCTTGAAACAGACTCCCTTGTAGAAATCCCTGATGCCTCAATCAAAGTTAATGTTCCTTCTGCATTGTGGTCATTCATATTATTTCATGAACAGTAACAGGCTTCAAGAGCAGGAGGTGAAAATGGCCATTTTATTTGAGAGCCAACTGCCTGTTATGACATGAGTGGCAAAGGTAAGTATTTGGGAACTCTTCAAAAAGAAGGTAACAGAATGCAGGTCTCCCAGCCCCTGGGCCAACAAGGTTAAGATTTCAGACATGCTTCTAAACTTCCGAGCAGACTCATTAAGTTTACCTGAAATTGAATTACCCTGTGATATCGCAGCAAATCACTTAAGAACTCGgttcaacaacaaaaataaataagtacatAAATAGAAATCAGACAGCCCAGACCATTTCCCTACCAATACATTTGCTTCttgccacttttttttctgggtatGCTCAGTCTAATTTCACAGTTCTCTCCTGGTGTAAACTTCTAAGCCATCTAACAGAACTCCCACTGACGAACACTGAGAGATGTGGCAGACAGTCTTTTAAGTGCTAGGCAGTCAACTAACCGGTTAAGCATTCACATGAGTAGATGTAATCATCAACTTACTCGTATAGGATCCTAGTTTTGGATGAACAATATTCACTTTGGCAtacttctctgcttctttagcTGCTTTTGCTGACCAAGCTCCGGTAACCACATAATCTGCATGTCTTCCCTCCTTTAAACCAATAAGATTAAGTGGGACTGCACTGAACTGACCAGACCCACCTCCTTGGAGGAAAATAACTTTGTAGTTTTCTGGTATATTtctgcacaaaagaaataataatttaagttATTCTCAGAAGACACACGATGCATTCTACTGGCTGTTATACATTTAACAGCAACTCAGGAAGAACACTCTCAGTTTAGAAGACAAGTAGTTAGACCAAATCCCATTAACTTAGCTCAGCATGGGTCTTGAATAACAAGTTAAGCACTCAGAGTAATGCTGTACATTTAACCAATTAAAATTTCctgaaaacaaacttttttctcctcagatAGCATTACACAATTTCAGCTTTTAGACTCTTCAATTTGCAACTGTATGGTAAGTTGTGCTTACAGAGCAAGTGCCACAATGAGTTGTTCAAACAGTTGCAAAAATTACTTCTTccaatttttcattaaaaacccTCCGTCAATAATTCTAGCTGTAACTGAGAGTCAAGCCTTTATATGACGTGACTGTAATTAACTACAATAAGGACATTAGTTCTTATTCGTAcacaataaatatattttgaacatttttaaatgtgtcacaccaaaaacaggaaaagggcTCCTGATCAGTGTTTCCAAAACACATTCATAGAGTTTATGGTAGTAAAACCAGATTTATAGGTAATGTACAGATCACCTCTTATGCCATTAGAGAAAGGATTTCTGTTCCTATTTATTTCTGCCCCTCGTGAATTCTATGAAGGTgacaaaaaaatagaatttcagAAGAAAGTCAACTAGTCAGTGTGTGGTAGTCACATGAAAAGCATCTTAACCTAATAAAAGGCCTTAGTCACACTCAAATAAATCAGCATCAGACAAACAGAAGTCCAGTGTTCTCACCAAGATTATTATCCTATCAGGCATGGCATCTAAACAAAAATCCTCACACAATCAGCTGCTTTCAAGGAAAGGTCTCCACATCAGTCGTCATTAGTGCAACaagcacaaacaaaaataagtagGATGTAAATCACTTACACCAATTCACGCAAGAGATTTtcagctgtatttaaaatttttgtgAAATCCGAGGTTCGATGGCTCATTTCTATGgtggaaaggagaaataaagtgaaacaaaatgGTAATACattaatgcaatttaaaaattgTGCTGAGCTTAAAATGTCTTACACCATAGGCCCCAAATGCCTGAAGGCTCCCATTCCCAGCTGCAACTCCCGTTTTTTTTGCTGAGCCTTCCTAAATACCCACACAAGACTTATACCTCCAGGTTTGTCCAGATCCAGGCAAATCCAGTCCATCCAGACTTGGTATCCACATGACCATACTACCTCCACAAATAACTACATCTCTGTGAAAAATACTCCCTAGAAAGGTGTAAGTTCTCTTCACTCTAAGAGTGTTCTCTGCTACTAATGCTGTAGCAAGTACAGAGTAATACAGAAggccttgttttcttttaattttagcGAGGCTTCTTCACGCAGTAATCCTAATTAAACGTTAAGGACACTTAATACTAATTCCTTTTATTATACCGCTATTCTCTCTTCCATCTGCAAAAGCGTACAACTTAAACATGAATCTCAATCCAGCAGAGACTGTGCGGCACAGTCTACTTTTAACAACCAACCAGTTTCACAGCACTAGTAAAACGGTGACCACCTTCTTGCATAAAAGTTCTCTGCAACTGGGGCTGAAAAGCCAGTTATTTATCCacatggcacagaagacacctCCTCTAAATGACTAGACAACGTTACATTCCCAGTGGGACGGATGCTGTATATCAAATACATCTGAAGGGTGTTGCCCGCAGTATGTAAGACACTACACGTAGTAGTATCAATATTCATATATACAGACATACACACAGAATGTGTGTATCTGTGTAGAGTAGGTGTATACCCTTTTTAATATTGCCTTTATACATATCTATGCgtatatatacatgcacacGCATCCCTGTCCAAAGACCCAAAAGTACTAATGCTTTACATATGATTAGTTATCTTTTTTGTCTCTAGACCTTTCAGCAAACACTATATACCATTTTATGGTCTCCTGATATATAGTagaaaagcagcatgaaaaaGTATTCTTTGAACATACACGTTACCAGAATAAGGTATTAGACAAGAGGCTGAAATAACAAAATCAAAAACTCTTATTATAAAACAATCTAGTTAAACATCTAGATTGTGAAAAACCAAAGAATTTTCAAAGTCTTACCAAGAACACTTATACCAAGTCCTTTATAGTCCACCAATTCTTTCTGTGCTTCTAATAACAcctgataaaagaaaaagtcCACAAATAAGGGAATTTTCCACTACTTGGAGCAACTGATGCATCACGTTTACGCCAGCTACCCTGTATTGTAGTAACATCGCACTTGTCGAGTGAGATTAAGAGAAGTATAGTCACCAATATAATATCATTGTACCCAGTAGCTCAAAGCTTTTCTTAAGACAGCATGAATAAGTCATATGCTTGCTGCCAAGACCAGATTTTAACTTATTATTTCAATAGTTACATTTCCCAGATTCTAGAATGATTTATAGGAGTAGGATCGAACTCCCAAACTTTTACAGAATACGTAATGTTTGCACGTGCACTCTTTCTAATCAAGCATCTTAAATCCTGACATCTGCAGCCTGGGTTCTTTCACTCGACTTGCACAAACAAGGCaaccaaggaaaacaaatttaaaacaaatcagcCTGAAGCATTGGATACCTCAAACTGACTCAACAGGACAAGGCCTGGTTTTACAGAATGAAGTCCTGTACTTATTGAACATGAGCCTTTTCTatgttattgaaagttaagaaagaaattaagcaaaATTTGAGACGACTGAAAATTACAGGTCACTCCTAGGAGCTCTAGCAGAGTAATCTGTTGCTTCAGCCTtccattcttctttcttctcccacagCTCTTGCATAACAACAAAGTGGAATTAGATTCTAACCCGGATCTGCAAATTCTGATTTCAGTTAATTCTTGTATGAGAGCAAGAAGATGGTCATTTCCTcccaaaggaaggaggaggagagggaaccCAGCAGGAAAGCCAGCCAAAGAAATACTGTATGCATGTGCTCCAGAATCTGCAAAGAAACCACAGCTGCAGGAACAAGAAACCTGCTTTGCTGACAGGGCATCTGCACGGCCTGTCAACTGCAACAGCCGTTCACAAAGAGGTCAACTAGAAGCAATTGTGCTGCTTCTGATGTTAGAGATCATGAAGTTTGAAAGACTGTGTTTCATATGCAAATGTATTCATGCTGGGGGGAGGGGAGTAGCGGGTATGACACAGATCTGAACACACAGATCCCTGGAAAGTGCTTGTTAAAGTGCTTGATAAAATCCAATCCTGGTAGTAAGTCTTTAGCTGACAGTGTGCACACAACAGTCATCTACAATAAGCCTTTTAACAGCTGTGAAGAGCTCTCTCTTCTTGCTTCAGTGAGCCAAAGTGCTTCATACCTAGCATCAGACCACAATCAAAGTGAAACAACCAAGTTGATATAGTGGTTCATTTAACAGTATCACATGttcaggagaggaaaacagattAATAGGAGAGCTCATCTACACCTCCTCAAGCCCTGCAGCCAGTTCTCAGCACTATGGGCTGGAGAGCCGGATCCTGCAGAAGTTCTGGAGGCTTCAAGACAGAACAAGTTTCTCTGCACGCAAGGTGCAAAGGGTACTTCCACGGGAAAGGGGAGGTGGGAAAGCTGCCGTGCAGTAAATCTGTTTAcctaagaaaactgaaataacagaGAAGATAATGGAGAAAACTAAAAAGGAAACtaccaaaagaaagaaaaagaaaacgaAGTTTCCATAACGCACGAGCTGAAGGCCAGATGAGCGCGACCCGGCAGAACCAGTCCTCTCTCCATATATATCTGGACAATCCATGCCTGCTGATGCAACTTTCCAGAGGGCTGAGCCTACTCTGCTCCCACTGACACTGCTGACCTGAACCCCGGCCAGGGAACCAGCCCCGCGTTTATCCGCGGGCACGCACTCATCTCCGCCCGggctccttctccatccccaacCGTGACGTGAAGAACAACCACGCGGTCAGAACCGCGCGAAGGTGCCTTTCCAAAACAAACCGAACTGACGGGGCCATCTGACTGCATGGCCGGGGGAGCAGATGCGCAACGCCGCCGCTATGCGCGCGCTCGCTCGCCTTGAGGAGCTGTCACCCCCCGCCCCGGCGGCACAGCGCCCCCCGGCGGCCCCCAGCGGCGCATCGCCCTCCAGCCGCCCCCCGCAGCCACTCACGGAGCGCGGCAGCTTGGCCGGTCCGGCCCCGAAGTTGGCCACCTGCCGCCCGCCCTCCATGTCACCGGCAAAGGGCACCCCAGCTCCGCTCCCGCTGCGCGCCAGCCGCCCGCCGCCCATATAAGTCCCCCGCGCGTGTGCCGCCCATGGgccggagggggcggggccggcggcggaGGCCGCGATTGGCGGGCAGGAGGCCagcggcggccccgccccgggaAACCCGCCCGGGGGGAGGCGGGCGGCGGGAACGACGTGGAAATCGGTTGTTTTCCTGGGATGGGCGGCAGCGGTGGGACTCGCTGTGAGGTCTGCTACATCCTAGGCTAATGTCATGGGATAGTtaggcttggaagggaccttaatgatcgtctaattccaacccccttgcgATTATATACCTAAACGTTAAACCGTTCTTTCGACAAATACCTTGCTGCCAGCTCACTGCAAACACAAAGTTAATTCAATTAAGCTGTTGTAACGGAAAGAAAGACTTCAGCTAATCCAATTTCTTTAACTGTTTCAGTGAGAGACGTAACTCTGTACAATCGGttttcagaagttattttaaaggCAGTAGCAGTAAACAGATTCGGACCAAACAAGCCATAGTACGTGACTGAAAACAGAAGGGCTTGAGTCCCTATGGAGTCCCATAACTCTCAGTATTCTTGGATAGATCcacatccttctcctccaggcagctctctagccactcttcccctaatctgtagcactgcagagggttCTTGTGCCCCAGGCACAGGAGCTGGCGTTTGGCCTTGCTTTGGCCGTGATATGAACCATGATTCTCCCAGTCAGCTGGATAAAGTGCAGCTCCCGAATCCTGCAGCCTGCCCAGTGCTACCTCTAATGTTGGCCTTACTTTAGTCCCATGCGTGTTCACCAAATTCATCATCAACATTAATCGTCTGGATACCaaacctgcatttttttcagaaacaaaagtgTTTGATATCCATTACTTTGTCAATACTGAGATTTATATTAAAGgtcatttttaattacaaatgatttcactgaagaaatattGATGACTCAGATTTGTTCCTTTTCTGGTCCAGCCAGATCAAATCTAGaacaataaaaagaatttaCAGGTTACAGCTTGGTCTGGTATTTAGTTAACGGAATTCatgttattttgtttaaaaaattgcaaacaGACATATTGGGGTTAGATCATAGATAACCTTCATTTCAGGTTCATAAGGGCTATAGCTTCAGAAAAAGCTTTCAGAAGCTTTTCAGAAGCTTTTCAGAAACTCACTTTCAGGCACAGAACCCTCCTCAGCTCTAAAGAGATAATAGTGAATTTCACAGACCTCACAAGATGgataaaatttcttcaaaacaccaagggtttttttttaagtacgtCTCAGACCCCAACACCCAGAACAACTACATTACttctaaatattaaaattagcTCTAATTAAATAGAAGACTAAATGCTCAGCAACACCACAGAGATGACTGCAATGTAACTGTTTTTACTGGAGTCTCAAATAGAACCAGGCTCCTCATAAGGACTTTTCCTAATATTAAACCGAGATGACCAACATCTGCCCAGAGAGACACCTTCAAACTCCAGTCTGTTAGGGAAAAGGTATTGTCGGTAGGaaagggcactgggagcagtcAGAAACAGTTTAGGTTGGTGGTTCAGGTGAGGAAGCCTGGCTATGACATTTTTTAGAAAATCAGTTTCACATTGTGCATTGATGGGTAATAAAGTTGGTAAGTATGCATATAAACAAGAAAGTTTCCTCAACACAGAGCAGTCAGCTTTTTTTACATGGAAAGGATTATTATGCTTTTGCGGTCAGAGTGAATGAAGAGGAATAATAAAGGTCATGTCAGAGTTTTGTTTCCATTGAACcgagattttattttaatattttgctacCAGCaactgtaattttatttcataaaaaccCATAAATTCATTAAATCAACATTCATAGTCACCCTATAAAATACccaatataaaataaaagcttttgaagcCATGGCCTCCAGAAATGCCTCTGATTTCCAGCTTTTTACAGAGAACCTGACCCTTCAAGTACCACAAATCCCAATAGGCAAAATGTGGATTTGTTTAATTTATATAAACCCAGAGAGAACTGCATTTAATACGATGCataacaggaaagagaaaacaaaaaccagatgaagtgtaatatttaaataaacttcCTGAATGTTCAGTGAACTTTTATTAAGTTCATTGTGACTTGATGTTATGCTGAACAGAAAAACCTTCGACtactactggaaaaaaatcagctcatTCAAGGAGACACAGTACACACGTGTTCTCTGTCTGGTACGATAACTGACCAACTGATGTCATtattaaaagacaaataatGCTGACTGCGTAGCAAACTGGCAGCTGTTTCAAGAGGCAAACTATTGGTCCAGCAAACTATTGAGCAGCAAATTTTAGTAGGACTTAAATCCCACTGCAGGTAGTCCAGATAAGGGCTTGGagtcattttgtttttcagatatttggCTCCGATTATAGCAGTTACGACGTGTGAAAAGCAATTATTGAGAAGCccaaatgaaaagagaaaaagtgctTGAGTTTTATAAGTAAATATTAACATGTTCTCTAACAAAGAGCTGGCCTATTGATTTCAGGCTTTTATGTCAAACAAGAACACAGACAAATGTGTAAAACATTAACTTATAGCAAGAGGTTCAAACAGGTTATACGCAAACTTAGGGTACAATCGTTTCATaatcatttaaaatgtatgtatatatacacacaaaaatactttttcagaCTTTATTAAACTACTTTAAATATACTTTTACGTAcaagataatttttatttatatacccaaaatattttttggaaatattttcaactATTAGTAAAAACCTtgacatttctgaaatattcagtGTAGTCTTAAAAAATACTTCTCCCTCAGGTAACTTACATCCATTGAATCTACTGACTTCAGGTCCAACATTCAACTATATATAAAGTATGCACTTACAGTAAGAGTGCTACACAACAGCACCAGTGAAGAGATTGAGAATCCTtcatatttctgattttaaaaaaataaatagatttttaaaaagttaagtaataattacactgaaaaaaatattttggacaTAATTCACACTTCAAAACCAAATACTAGCAGTATTTAGCATAAAAGGTATGCTCATAGGCATACAACACATAAACTGTTTTAAGTTCTTTAAGGTATTTTTAAGGACAAATAACAGATTTATAATTCCTAACCTCAGAAATCTGAAcaattttgcatttataattTTATCCACCACTTCACAGTGATAAGCTTAAGAGCTGTAGTTTAAAAAGTGAATACACAGCATTCTAGTGCTGGAGAAACTGATTGCATATAACTGTTCAATCAAACCAAAATCACAAGCAAAGAATCATGAATGAACTGTAAGACCTCAAATGTTtgagaaatgtaaaaaataacaTGGACTAATATATTACCTGCTTTATTCCAAAGTGACAAAGTCTGTATAAATAGTGTACTTTCATTGTGCAATTACTTG containing:
- the PSAT1 gene encoding phosphoserine aminotransferase, yielding MEGGRQVANFGAGPAKLPRSVLLEAQKELVDYKGLGISVLEMSHRTSDFTKILNTAENLLRELVNIPENYKVIFLQGGGSGQFSAVPLNLIGLKEGRHADYVVTGAWSAKAAKEAEKYAKVNIVHPKLGSYTSIPDPSTWNLNPNASYVYYCANETVHGVEFDFVPDVKGAVLVCDMSSNFLSRPVDVSKFGVIFAGAQKNVGCAGVTVVIVREDLLGFALKECPVVLDYKTQVTNGSLYNTPPCYSIYIMGLVLEWIKNNGGAAAMDKLSLIKSRMIYDIIDNSNGFYVCPVEKKNRSRMNVPFRIGSVKGDEALEKKFLEKAVELNMISLKGHRSVGGIRASLYNAVTVEDVQKLAAFMRSFMQMRRQS